From Manihot esculenta cultivar AM560-2 chromosome 18, M.esculenta_v8, whole genome shotgun sequence:
GATCTGAAATTATGATCAGATGAAGTGTGCGACGCAATTTCTGAGTAAAAATGTGAGACCGAAGAAGAGATGAGGATGAGAAATACCGCAACGGCATAACATGCAGCACACTTgtcttcgacggccgaaacaaTAGTGAAGGTCGAGATGGTGAAAATGGTGATGAGCAACACTGCCACTGACTCCGCCATTTTCttccccttcttcttcttcctcttcctcctcctctggtcctcttgCGTCCCTACCAACTTATGATTTGTGTTTAAAACCCACGTCAGTTGGCCCAACCCATCCTAAAATCTCGAGCCTTAGATTCACATCCTAATAACGCGAATTAGGCCTGTTTGGTTGGGGAACTTAGTTAGGTAGTTTGAAGTACCTAAAAAAGCGTTAAAATTTGTTTTGTTGGTATTTTTCTGAACTTCATGAATGAGAACTAAAAAAACTCTCTCtagatggaaaaaaaaaaagtaaaagtaaTTACTTCTTGGGTTCACTCTCCAGGATGTATCCCATTTGAACCTAATAGGGACTGAGAAAAAAAAAGTCTAATAATTTGTAATATAGTCCCTGAATTTTaccaaattttattatttaacctctatatttttataaataaataatttaatttttaaaattttattttattaataaaataatcattatatcaaatttactattaactaaatataaatggataaaatcaattcaaattaaagtgattaaattgttataaatattaaagctATTTAAACTATattgttataaattattaaaattaaaaaatttaaattgttataaaaagtaaaattcgaaactaaattattataatttaataataaattttgacacaaataatattttattaataaaataaaactttaaaactaaattatttttcattagaaTGAGTTCTATTAAACCTTagcattatattataaattacctTTATATTTTTAGGGATGTGCGAgagaacatttttttttttcgcaAAAACGTTTCTACTGATCTTTGCAAAATGAAGAGCAAGTAACCTAAGAGCGAAATCTTAAATGAGCAACTAATtggaaaaagtttttttttttttttttttaaaaaaaaggaaaggtgCAATTTTGCATTCATAAATCAAGACATAATAATGCAACGTCATTGGTAGCAATAGTAAGCTAAAGAACAAGACTGGATGCCTTTAATGCTCCATTTTAACTTGTGGTTAAGACATAAGAGATCAAAAATAATTGCTCGTTGCTCTTCCAGAATTTGTTACTCCAAAACATaagcaatatatttttcaacttGGCATGTTAGGAACACACACACAAACAAACAGACCAGCCTCGCCATACCCGCACCCCAccgaaaaggaaaaaagagcaCAACCATACCAAATAACTTGACAATAGTCCAGCTCTTTACCCAATCTATACAGGAGATGGGAAAAAATGGCCAAATACATATAATCTAAACAAACTAGGAAATTAGCGGCaaggagaaaaaaatattatggacAATTGGACTGCCGACTAGAAAGCATTCCAACTTCCAGAACCGCTTTTTGGAGTTTGATTGTCTGATGAAACCTTAAATGGTCCACTGGAGCCAAATGGGTCTGCGTCGTCAAAAGATGAGAAGGCACGACTATGGCCATAGTCTTTTGTGCTGCTTATGGAATCAAACCTCGTAAGCTTCTCTCCTGGAGAAAATCCACTTTCTTGCATGCTGAAGGAATCAAACCTTGAGAAATTATCAAAGCTATCCCCTGCTTCACTGTATCTTGGGGAGTTGCCAAACCTGGAGACTGGCGAACCTGCAACAGAATCTTCAAAAAATGGACTCTTTTTCTGAAAAATACTCTCAGAGGATGGCGATTCCGTTCTTATTGGCTTTACACCAAAATCACCAGTTCCAAAAAAATCTCTATGCTTATCAGAATCTGAATCCTGCCAgatgataaaattatataaatagttaATACAAGTCATGCAGCGAATCCCTTTTGAATCCAAGTGGCTCTATTTAAATGAATCAGCAACTACCCTTAATAATAGTCAAACAAAGAAAATAGCAGCACATGTACAGCCATAAAGCTTGCTGAACCCTATCggtattcctttttttttttgggtaaaAGAGATGGCAGAAATCTTTAATGGTAAAACTCTGCTCGTGCATCACGCTAATTGAAGCTAAAAACAAGGTGCACCAACGAGAATGCCTAATTAAAAGTATGAAAGAGTCTAGTGTCAGGCAACTGTAAGATTGCTTCCACTTGCAGTACCAGAAGTTTCCTCAAATACATGACACCACAATCTCAACAAAGAAGAAATTTCTGGATCTCATTAAACCCTATGAATGTACAGAGATATGCATGTGAATGCTACACCCAAATGCTAGAAACTAGCAGACATCCATGAACAGCTTAAGTGTCCAGTACTGTTAAATCTGGAAACCTAGAGCTCAAAGGAGCTAGGGTATAAATGTTCAAGACCTAGAGGAATGTCCAGTAGTCAAATCCACCAAACCTAATGTCACGTTGAACACCTAAACAAATGTATAAATGTTAACTTTGAATTGATAAACTAATGACATGTTAAACATCTAAACAAAACAATGGATTTACAAATGAGACCTTATATTTTGAGAAGGGTAGATAAGACTCACCTTAGTACTAGCAGGGTTAAATCCCCAGACTGAGTCTGTATCATCCTGAGTGTCAAAAGCACCCCATGTAGATTCATCAAAACTTCTATTGCAAGAAATATAGAAAAGTTTGTCACCACCATAATTTTGAGCCATAGATCCACAATAAAGCAAGAAACAGATACCCAAAACACAGAAATGGATGGACATAATACCTATGTGTTTCTGCATCTGGATCTATGCTTTTTGCAAAAACATCAGAAGACGGACTATCTAAGGCATTTCTTCTAGCTGAACCACCTTGAGGGCTTCTTGCCAATTCATCTTCACTGTGGGTATATGCAGATTCACCCTTGAGGGCATGTTCACCACCACTCAAGAAGTTCCCAGACTTGCCATCACCATTCGATAAAGAATCAGGGGTTAGACTACCATCTTGTGACACTTTCTCTTTTTGTGTGGCAGaagcatttttcacatcaattGTGAGGTCATTGGCAAATCCTGAAAGGGACAATGGCATGTTACATAAATAAAAAGCCTTACCAATACTTGTCCAAATTCTCATTTAAGAGCATATGGTTGATGGCATTTATTAGAGAGGAAGGGATAGAAGAGGTGGAAGGGgaaagaaaaggataaaagggggGCTGGGAGAAAATTTGAGGACGAAACATGAGAAAAGATTCCATGCCAGAAATTCACCTTCATCTTCGAACTTATCCCAGTCTTCATCCCAAACAGCTGCTCCTTCTTGAATTCCAGGTTGCCAACCTTAAAAATCACCAGATGAGAACTTGGTAATCAATTTGTTTGGAACTGGGTGGAAACTAAAACTAAGACGCTTAAAGTACAAAATGCACAACACAAGGCTTTTCACATGGCTCTGGCTAAGCACTATTACAACAAGCGCAATCCATGCAGATACATGCCAGTTGCATAATACGATCTATTACTCTTGAATTGTTTGAGGACATGTTTCAGAAAATGATAAAATCCACAAGGAAAGAACTGTGTCCAAATTTTAAACATTGGAAAGTAATGAAAGTACCAATAGGAAGCTCAATCATTGCAGTTGACTTAACCTCTAACCCATGTTTCTTGCAACGTTCAATCAAAGCCTTAATTAGCTCATCAAGATCAGATTGAATACGATCAGCACGGACCTATACAGGCCAATAACTGATTAGAGTTGAATAAATCTCCATTGACTCAACAAAGCTAAATAGTGAGAACATACCTGAAGAATACCATCGGCACTCCCACCTTGTTCCATGTTAATAATTGCCTGATTCAACTCAAACTTCCTTTCCTAATCATTAACAGGTGAAATAATTATCATGGAGTAAGATTTCACACAACAATTACAAACATATAGTCCTAAAATACAATACAATGTCATAATTGTCCTCTTAGGTTGAGAAATGTGGTAGTAAATCTTTTAATTAAAGAATGTATAGCATGCAcacagatagagagagagagagaactaTTAAATAAAAGGAAAGTTAAATGCTACATGGGACTTAAACAGTTGGAAAAATCCCTAAGCCAATTTATATCTACCTGAATGTCACGAAATGTAGCTTCTTCAATGGTTAATTTAGATGCTACTTCTGCCACTTGCTTGTACTTCTCTTCATATTTTTTACCCAGCATCTCTGCCTGTTATGTACATATTGACATGAAGCCAACAGAAGTAAAATCTTGATAGACAAGAGCTACCTAAACCTtatatttcaaagaatacctcacGCTTatctgccaaggccctttcagTGATTTCATTTAGCCTATTATCACATCTGCTTTTATAAAGCACCTGACATATATTGACCAAAAGATTAGAAAAAAACGGTCCAAGAATGGGATATAGAGTATAGACCTTAAAGTTTTCAGAGTTTAGgaccatatttaaaaaaataaattctttaggGTTCTTACTAATAAATTAACACATAAAAATAGCTAAGTAAAACTATTTTCATGTCTAGGATTAAATTACAAGTGCCTTTTTAGCAAAGGAGATATTTTATTGCAGATATGTGTTCAAGTGGAGCATTGAGTCATTGACCAGTTTAAAAGTTTCCAAGCTAGTAAAAAAATGTAAGTGTTGCTTTCAACAGAACAGTTTCTTTCTGACAATTAAACTGGTCTATCTCTACTTGAACACATATTTAGTGCCTTTATATGAACATTTTCATTTCTTCTCCTAGCTTGGAAGCTTTTAAACTAACAAGCAATGCAGGGGTGCAGCCTCATGCTGCAAACAAAAACACTCAAGTCTCAGGtgatttttttttgtgaatAAGCTTCTCAGTCACAGGATATCAACACCAGCAACAGAAATAAGGTATGATGCCTTTCTAGCATAACTAGGTTATCAAAAGCTTTTTTGGTAATTCAGAAATTTGCATGTCATTGTTGCATGCCCAACATTGACAAAGACTGGGCAGTGACGAAAACAATTAAAGTGAAGATTAGGTAATAGAAGCTACTTACAAGGTCTTGCATTTTAGTACGGTAAAACTCAATCTTCTCTTTTGAATCCAAAATCACCTTTTCTGGTTCATCAACCTGAAATAAATTTAAGGCAGTCCTTATATCATCCATAAGTGCATTtatccttttaaattaagaaattaggtAGCAAACAATACTGTATGAGCTTTTATGAGAGGTCCTtgggaaaaaataaaaacaataaaaaataatgctgTGATTGGATGAGGCGAAAATGGAGGGAATGGAAAATAACCAGTGGAAAATAAGCATGACAAGACATTTTCCGCCGTTTGGTTAACCAATGAAAAATTCTAACAGAAGGGAAAATAATGGTTATTTTACATTGCATATTATCCCTccaaaatggagagaaagttgACAGTAAAAGTGaaaaagtgaacaattaagtAGAAAATTACATAACTAtccctttatttttattcatatctTCACCGTCGCGACCAAATGCATGCAAGGCTATTCTTTATGATTATTTGCTATGACTAATCCAGCAGCAAATTTGAGCATATTTGAGTTCCACGCTAACTATTTTTATAgaatatttctttatttataatttttctaagtATTCTCTCATgtaatctttaattttattccatgattatataaaaattattctcttgtaatatttaattttattccgtaattatgtaaaattatcttttatgttaaatttaatagGTTTGgtagtattattatttaatatttttaaatttattataaataatttatagaataaggataaaattgtattttcaactattttctttccattcatttcttttctaaataaaagaaaataaatttatgttcCTTTCCATCCTCCTTTATTTTCTACTTATCCAAACATAGAGGGAAAATAAAGAAGGAAAAATAGAACTTATTTTCCTTTCCCTTCCGTTTTTTTATCCAAACAAAGTGTAAGGGTAAAAACCACTAACAGTGGGATTACAGGACAGCCATTACACAAAACAATAATGTACTTTGATCACATGAAGAGCAGATCTAAATCAGACATTCAAGAAACAAATAGCTGACTACAGCACAATAACTCTCTTAGCCATAGACTGAAAACACTAACTCTAACTCTACACATTCATATTGATTCAGGTACATAAATTCACTCAGAAATTTCACCCCAACCCAACTCCATGACTAATAACTGAAATTCAAGTCAAAGTTCAAGAAAGATAATTCAAAGTGGCATTATTTGTTCATGGCCATTatatgaataaatatttcagCCCCATTTTAGTTTGTATAAAAAGAAGTCACACAAATCATGCATTCATGCTCCTCTGCACTCTCTATTAGAAGGGCTGAAAAAAATTAGTTCTCACACTCAAGTTAAAACGGTCTACATATGATTTTAGAATGTAAAAAACCTCTAAGAAATAAAAATTCCACATCAATCAAACAATATATAAGagcaaaagaagaaagagaattaTGCCTTTTTATCTGAGGCCGTTCCATCCTGAGGAGTTGAGTTCTGCTCTCCACCATCACTTTTGTTCAGAAAGGAATCCTCCAAAATGGGTGCTCTTGCGTTCTGCTGATTAGATGCTGTTGCACCATCAGGCAGAGCCCGGGGTCCAGTCACTGGAACTGGTGGCCTCAAACCAGTTGCAGGAGCTATTGGTTGAGTACCCATTCCAGGCAATTGTCCAAAACCTGATGATGAAGACAGGATGGGAACTTCAAAAATTTATAGGTACAGCAAGAAACAGAAATAAGAGAACAAGCAAAATCTATACCAGGACTTTGACCCCATGCTACATTTCCATAAGCAACTTTTGGTTGACCTGTCATGGACAAAAGTGTCTCATCTAACATAACATTCCTTGGAAGTGATGCTGGAAGAGGGCAACCTTCCCTGTACCGCTCCATCAAATAAAGAGCAAAGCAGAACTCCCTCAAAGAAAGCATACTATCGTTATCCTGATCAGATAagtcccagacctgctttaaaacctctagaaaaagaaaaaggaaaaaaaaaggcaaataGACTCATTAAGCATAAGCAATGACAAAGGAAAAACAAAGAATACACAAGGCTGGAATGCAATAACACAAGAAAAATACAAGTATACCAACAAAGTTATCTCCTATAAATCAAATTATGGGGTATTGAAAATCATCACCATCATCATCCTATAGAAAACACCTACTAGGTTAATTTTCCATGAATTATTACTTCGTTCGAGCCAataagagagggagagagagaaagagagcatAAAGCCCAAAGCCATATGAAAAATAGAAATCCATACCTCGTGGTAGCCTCCAACTCAAAAATAGATTACGTGCCTGCTCACCAGTGATTCTTCCATCTCTATCCGTATCTACTTCCATAAACACTTTAGTATATTTCTGAACATCTGATGGTTTCATCTTTGGCCAAGGAATCTGTGAATTATCAGATGAGTTTCCAACTCCAACTGGGATGCTAGGGGATGTGATTGAGGAAGAACTTGAAGCGGAAACTTGTTGATCCGATGTTGGGAGCGATTGAGCTCGTTGAAGCTGACCACCTAGAGGTTGCatggcaaaagcactctgaagtgAGTCAAGTGAGTTGGACTTAACAGCAAGGTGACCTCCACTAGAAGCTGGAACTGCAGTTGCTAAGGCTGGTGGACCACTAGAAGAATAAGCAGGCATGGAAGTTTCCTTTTTTCCAGTTGATGAGAGTGCAGAAAACACATCACCTCCAAAAGACGAGTCAGTTGCAAACCCATTTCCAGAAACAACTAAAGCTTTAGAATCATTAGAAGTTGGTTGGGAAAACATAGAAACTTGAGTTTGTGGCTGCATAGTAGCACTGGGTGTGGATGGAGGGCCAGTCAAAGCTGCACTAGTCTTTCCACTAATCCAACTGGTTGagatgtttgagtttggagTGGCAGGACAAGAAGTAGAACTGGGAATGGCTTGAGGGGAACCAGATGCAGTGCTAGTAGCCATAGCCTGAGAATGACCCACCACACTACCACCTCTAGAAAATTCTGGACTAATAATGCCCTGAGTGGGACGGGAAGCAGTTCCAGGAAGGGTGGCCTGAGGTGGTCTCATTGACTGACTCTGTTGAGAAGGAAAGTAATGCTGGTTCATGCTAGCATTTGGAACTCCTGGCCCTCTAAAGCCAAGATTCTGAGATGATGTTGGGGCAACTAAACCCATCTGTGGGGCAGATGCAGCACCCATTGGGTTTGCCTGTTGAACAGGAGTGGCCGGAAGAGTAATTTTTGGTGGTGGAATTTTAGCTGCAGCAGGGCCATATAATGCTGCCTTGACAATATCTGGTGTCAATTCTCTTTTACTCTGTGCAACTGTCACAAGTTTGAGAGCATTATAAAATTCAGTACGACTGAGGAAACCACTACGACTCTGATCAGCATGTGTCCAGATCTGCAACCACATAGAGAAAATGATAGAAGGGAGAAATGATTAGCATGCACCATAACATGATGCATTACTTTGGTTCTTCCTTCccataaagagaaaaatatagCTGGGAAAAGAAATCTGATACTTATACACACATAATTGAAGGTCCTATCATCCTGTATCAATCATCAGTCTACCAAAAGAAATGCCATAAAACCACCAATGACCCAATTCTCTACAAATGCGAACATAAAAGCCACCGGTGCAAATCAGAACCTTGTTAAACAATTCATTCACTTAAATTAGTAATGTGTTAAGCGATAGAATCATTCACCTTTTTGCTTTTCATATATCCATGAACATGGAATCTATATTCTGATACATAGGTTATCAAAAGGCAACCAGTCTAGTGATAAATGGAAAACACTAGCTATCCATTAAGAACAACAAACTATACAACTGGCAGTAAGTTCTATTTTCAAGCCTTTGAGAATAAATAATTCATAACGCTTTTGGGCGTTCCAAATTTCATATCCTTGAAGCTCTTCAAAGAAATTTACATCGAAAATAAGCACCGAACCGCTGATAGCCAAAATTAAGTAATTGAGTTGGGTCAAACAAAATTTTCAGATTTAGACATATCATAACCGGTGATAATTTGCGGAAATACATCTTTGACCTAAATTTGATCAAGATTCCAACTGACGCGAGGAAGCACGTAGAACAATCATTTGAAATGCGAAACAAGCaaactgaaaatttaaaaagaaaaaataaaatcaaaggtTGAAATGATAAAGCACCTGAGCAAGAACTTGTTTGGGCAAATTGGCTCCTTGAAGAAAAAAAACAGCTTCAGCTCCACTGATCCTGCCATCTCCATCTAAATCAGCTCTCCTGAAGTAAGCTTCGAATTGATCCATGTTAGGTAGTTGAGTTTGTCCCGCCATCTCCAGGCGATATCGTTAACTGGCTAAATCCTCAGATTAGATCTCCCTAGGAGTTGCAGCACAGGTTTGGTAATTGGTATTATGCTATTAGCCCCACAATGGCGAAATATTTATTTTCGATTAAAAAATATGTTGCTATTGTATAGTTACCTAATTTCCTCtggttaaaatatatatatatatatatctaattTCCTATTATTACGCACCATTGAATTGCTTTTTTATGAGAATTATTTGAATCATGAAAATCATCTAGTTTAGGAACTAAAATGGCATTTTTGGTCTAAATATCTTAAATAGCATTTGAAATATACaattttaaacaaataaaaaaaaatcatatgtgGTACTCGAATGCATTCGCTAAATAAATATATGGACTAGTCTTAAGTATGTTTTCTAACATTATTAACTCTACAAAACTTAAATATATGGACTACTTCATACCCAGATGCtattaaaaaacaaataaataaaaaaacgaGATGCAAGTTTGGTTTTGCTAATTCATAAGCTAGCTTTCCAATTAATCTTGATTGTGTACCAGTGGAATAACAAAGTGGTTCATTAAAATTCTCCGTGAACAATTTAGTGAGACGAAGACTTTATAaataatgttttaaataaattaattttttttttaaagcataaataaattaatttatttgaagttTTTCATGTGAATTCATTATAcaatattgaatttaatttatgatttttaaattaGTTCATCAGTTTATTTTCCGTTAACCATTTATCCAATTATTAATTTACTTGCTAGATTATATGCGTCATTGatttagttaataatttttttttctttttctttttttttccaatttaacAGAGctaaatcaatttaatattatgaaattaatccgaaaatttaattaatttaaagataaCTTTCTCTTCCCCCACCTTTCCTTCCCTCCTGTCCATATATCTTCCTCCCTCTCCCGCCTTTTCTTGCCCAAACAAGGATCAACACGCAGTGAAAAAACAAGAGACCGCGTAAACTCAAAATTTCCCGCCAAAATCACAGTATCCACTTTATTACATTTCTAATTTCTCTCCGTCGCCAGCTCTTCTTTTGTTCATTGTCCTCTTTCCGTGTTTCCAAAAACCTCCACCGAATCGCACGATAATGGTCTCTGCAACTCCCGAAAGCAAGAAACCAAACCCTAAAACTAAAAATGTATATCACATCGGTGGAATCAAAGTGGAATTTCCGTATCAACCGTATGGAACGCAGCTCGCTTTCATGGGAAGGGTCATTTCTACCCTCGATCGAGCTCAGAAAGACGGCCATTGCCATGCACTGCTTGAGTCACCTACTGGTACAGGGAAATCCCTCTCTCTTCTTTGCTCCACTCTCGCGTGGCAACAGAACTACACGTCCAAACAACAGCAAGCCAATCAGTCTCATCAAAAACCCAATCCCGAGGCAATGTCCGATCCTCTGGCCCATGGCGGTGGATTTATTCCGGAGACACAGCCTTCAAGTAAGCTGGAGACTGATCATTGTGTTAAACCATAACATTTTTTCCCTAAAGTAACAGTTGATGTATAACGACCGGAGAGTAACGATAGTTTTCTGTTAGTCTTACCCATTCTTACACATAAAACTAAGTGGGAGTGAAAAGGAAaccaaattcttaatttttatttatgttattgATTGCTTTCTTTTAGGCGACGAAAAGGGACatggattttaatttaattaaattaatctagGTACTTATTTGGAACTCTGTACCGATCAGTCAGGCTAACATTTGATTTTCCATAGGTATTCCACCTTCTGGGAATGCAGAGCCACCCCAATCTGTAGCAGTTAACAAAAGTCAGAAGAAAAAGGTTGCACCCACCATATTTTACTCATCGTAAGTTTTCCAATCTTTAATTAACACCATAAATGTCTCGCTATCTTCTTCTGGGTAATGAAATCTCATTGTTCTTTGTATTGATAGTCGATACATCTCATGCTCCTTATATGTTTCTGATGTTAAATTTTTCGCGTAATATGTTAAATTCTCTTTTAAATTCACCTGGAGATAAAGTTATTTAATAACATGCCGCAATAGTTGATCAAAATTTCTTCTCTGCTGCTGTCTATGGTTCATTAAAGGAGGACGCATTCACAGATTTCTCAAGTGATCCGCGAATATCGGAAAACGGCATATCGGGTGCCAATGGCAGTGTTGGTAGGTTTATTCCTTTCCATAAAGTACTGTACTTTTCTATGTCTGACTATGAGGCGTTCATTAATTAGTTTGCACTTGACTTGAAGTTTATTTGGTCTCATTTACCAGTTATTTATGTTCCTCTTGCTTTCGAAGAAATTGTAACGTTAGAAATTATGCTTTAATTAAATTCGACATCATATCGTGGTTTTATGAtggtatttataatttttaactaaCTTGACTCGTTATTTTTTaggtgaaaaataatttaatactcACATTTGGGTGCATACACATATATAAGTTTCTAGATGAGATGTTCTTATGGTGTCTGAAAATCACCCTCATTAAATATCCGAGTTTCAaagattatattaattatattttctcaAATTTAGATGTCATTTATTTGCTTTCCAGGCTTCAAGAAAACATTACTGCACAAATGCACATGTACGTGGGGGAGAGAATATTGATGAAGAATGGTACACTTTTAATGTTAAATGGCCCATTCGTATGTAGATTATATCCTTTTTCTCTACCTGAAATTTgcttttgaaaattttcagCAAACTACTCTTGAAAGATCCAGATGCTGGGTGCTCACAATTCAAGTGAGTTACTTGTCAAACCATATATAATTGATTCATTTATCTTATTttacataaaagaaaaattactttCTGCAATCAGAAATGCAAATAAGGTCAAAGCTCATCCATCACTTCAAAGTGGAGGTTGCCATGAGGTCCACGATATTGAAGATCTTGTTAAAGTTGGAAAAGTTGTTAAAGGTTTGTGTTGTACTCTTAAGAATCTTGTTGCACAATATGTTCCAAACACTTAATTGCCATTCAATATCATATAtgcatttcttttcttttccaggTTGTTCATACTATGCAGCTCGCTCAATGGCAGATGATGCACAGTTAATTTTCTGCCCATACAG
This genomic window contains:
- the LOC110606995 gene encoding epidermal growth factor receptor substrate 15 isoform X2; this encodes MAGQTQLPNMDQFEAYFRRADLDGDGRISGAEAVFFLQGANLPKQVLAQIWTHADQSRSGFLSRTEFYNALKLVTVAQSKRELTPDIVKAALYGPAAAKIPPPKITLPATPVQQANPMGAASAPQMGLVAPTSSQNLGFRGPGVPNASMNQHYFPSQQSQSMRPPQATLPGTASRPTQGIISPEFSRGGSVVGHSQAMATSTASGSPQAIPSSTSCPATPNSNISTSWISGKTSAALTGPPSTPSATMQPQTQVSMFSQPTSNDSKALVVSGNGFATDSSFGGDVFSALSSTGKKETSMPAYSSSGPPALATAVPASSGGHLAVKSNSLDSLQSAFAMQPLGGQLQRAQSLPTSDQQVSASSSSSITSPSIPVGVGNSSDNSQIPWPKMKPSDVQKYTKVFMEVDTDRDGRITGEQARNLFLSWRLPREVLKQVWDLSDQDNDSMLSLREFCFALYLMERYREGCPLPASLPRNVMLDETLLSMTGQPKVAYGNVAWGQSPGFGQLPGMGTQPIAPATGLRPPVPVTGPRALPDGATASNQQNARAPILEDSFLNKSDGGEQNSTPQDGTASDKKVDEPEKVILDSKEKIEFYRTKMQDLVLYKSRCDNRLNEITERALADKREAEMLGKKYEEKYKQVAEVASKLTIEEATFRDIQERKFELNQAIINMEQGGSADGILQVRADRIQSDLDELIKALIERCKKHGLEVKSTAMIELPIGWQPGIQEGAAVWDEDWDKFEDEGFANDLTIDVKNASATQKEKVSQDGSLTPDSLSNGDGKSGNFLSGGEHALKGESAYTHSEDELARSPQGGSARRNALDSPSSDVFAKSIDPDAETHSFDESTWGAFDTQDDTDSVWGFNPASTKDSDSDKHRDFFGTGDFGVKPIRTESPSSESIFQKKSPFFEDSVAGSPVSRFGNSPRYSEAGDSFDNFSRFDSFSMQESGFSPGEKLTRFDSISSTKDYGHSRAFSSFDDADPFGSSGPFKVSSDNQTPKSGSGSWNAF
- the LOC110606995 gene encoding epidermal growth factor receptor substrate 15 isoform X1, which gives rise to MAGQTQLPNMDQFEAYFRRADLDGDGRISGAEAVFFLQGANLPKQVLAQIWTHADQSRSGFLSRTEFYNALKLVTVAQSKRELTPDIVKAALYGPAAAKIPPPKITLPATPVQQANPMGAASAPQMGLVAPTSSQNLGFRGPGVPNASMNQHYFPSQQSQSMRPPQATLPGTASRPTQGIISPEFSRGGSVVGHSQAMATSTASGSPQAIPSSTSCPATPNSNISTSWISGKTSAALTGPPSTPSATMQPQTQVSMFSQPTSNDSKALVVSGNGFATDSSFGGDVFSALSSTGKKETSMPAYSSSGPPALATAVPASSGGHLAVKSNSLDSLQSAFAMQPLGGQLQRAQSLPTSDQQVSASSSSSITSPSIPVGVGNSSDNSQIPWPKMKPSDVQKYTKVFMEVDTDRDGRITGEQARNLFLSWRLPREVLKQVWDLSDQDNDSMLSLREFCFALYLMERYREGCPLPASLPRNVMLDETLLSMTGQPKVAYGNVAWGQSPGFGQLPGMGTQPIAPATGLRPPVPVTGPRALPDGATASNQQNARAPILEDSFLNKSDGGEQNSTPQDGTASDKKVDEPEKVILDSKEKIEFYRTKMQDLVLYKSRCDNRLNEITERALADKREAEMLGKKYEEKYKQVAEVASKLTIEEATFRDIQERKFELNQAIINMEQGGSADGILQVRADRIQSDLDELIKALIERCKKHGLEVKSTAMIELPIGWQPGIQEGAAVWDEDWDKFEDEGFANDLTIDVKNASATQKEKVSQDGSLTPDSLSNGDGKSGNFLSGGEHALKGESAYTHSEDELARSPQGGSARRNALDSPSSDVFAKSIDPDAETHRSFDESTWGAFDTQDDTDSVWGFNPASTKDSDSDKHRDFFGTGDFGVKPIRTESPSSESIFQKKSPFFEDSVAGSPVSRFGNSPRYSEAGDSFDNFSRFDSFSMQESGFSPGEKLTRFDSISSTKDYGHSRAFSSFDDADPFGSSGPFKVSSDNQTPKSGSGSWNAF